In Plasmodium brasilianum strain Bolivian I chromosome Unknown PB_00_19, whole genome shotgun sequence, the following are encoded in one genomic region:
- a CDS encoding fam-l protein, translating into MNEHFELDRKSETRNYRLLAKYKQDKYSNALVLKEEMTNNGMKKKKDITNNMEGYTGKRKHSNGTPLEFRGNCKSYMKKNNCMFETKNYSHFEKKIFKEMDFMDFLKNNKIISNKFYRKIIRKKCVLPFVLPLLIFFLLSVLLIVDLSWSFLDEDKGLWGTIGFSNILKQWGEENGWLNAVYKSLKDVVQGFWRSIGETPGTAISELHVLLRLFRILIYGLPFLILGITCISRAVYYHKKVKKYERIKFRQR; encoded by the coding sequence ATGAATGAGCACTTCGAACTTGATAGAAAATCAGAAACCAGAAATTATCGATtactagcaaaatataaacaggataaatattcaaatgcCTTAGTTTTAAAAGAGGAAATGACAAATAATggaatgaagaaaaaaaaagatataactAATAACATGGAAGGGTACActggaaaaagaaaacattcaAATGGAACTCCATTAGAATTTAGAGGAAACTGTAAatcatatatgaaaaaaaacaattgtatgtttgaaacaaaaaattattcccactttgaaaaaaaaatattcaaagaaatGGACTTTAtggattttcttaaaaacaaCAAGATAATTAGTAATAAGttttacagaaaaataatacgtaaaaaatgCGTACTACCATTTGTTTTACCgttattaatattctttttgttaTCAGTACTGCTCATAGTAGATTTATCATGGAGTTTTTTAGATGAAGATAAAGGGTTGTGGGGTACAATAGGATTTTCGAACATTTTGAAACAATGGGGAGAAGAAAATGGGTGGTTGAATGCAGTATATAAGTCTCTGAAAGATGTAGTGCAAGGGTTTTGGAGATCCATTGGAGAAACGCCTGGAACAGCTATCAGTGAATTGCATGTATTATTAAGATTATTTAGAATCCTAATATATGGCTTACCGTTTTTAATATTAGGTATAACATGTATATCAAGGGCtgtttattatcataaaaaagttaaaaaatatgaaagaatAAAGTTCAGacaaagataa
- a CDS encoding fam-m protein, giving the protein MGHKINIIIFIKIAEIIILTWISNFSNYVVKQYHIKNADNNNGIFDGKHFHFEKKWIKKINYDDFLDKKRRICNKLLKKIKFRSYGLAAFIFFLFMLIGTELPILCGLGYMKEKIEITFSSQNLRDTVKSIVDTLCPEKYSYLIMFSLIIFILSVTIIIALPKILRNNEKYNKIKLMRE; this is encoded by the exons atgggacacaaaattaatataataatatttattaaaattgctGAGATTATCATTCTAACATGGATAAGCAATTTTAGTAATTATGTGGTAAAACAATAtcatataa AAAATgcagataataataatggaatttttgatggaaaacacttccattttgaaaaaaaatggattaaaaaaataaattatgatgaTTTTCTTGATAAGAAGAGGAGaatttgtaataaattattaaaaaaaataaaatttaggaGTTATGGATTGGCagcttttatattttttctttttatgttGATCGGAACAGAATTGCCAATATTATGTGGATTAGGGtatatgaaagaaaaaatagaaattacATTTAGTTCGCAAAATTTGCGTGATACCGTGAAATCTATTGTAGACACTCTTTGTCcagaaaaatattcatatctAATAATGTTCTCACTAattatctttatattatCTGTCACAATTATAATAGCTCTTCCTAAGAtcttaagaaataatgaaaaatacaataaaattaagttgaTGAGAGAATAA
- a CDS encoding uncharacterized protein (Plasmodium exported protein): MRKKFMLYFFFKIATFIFLRWICPFNSERSIFCNYLYEKNIIDEKLYRRTYRLLTKNKKEKCLNIVWEKEVIQYNGKYEKNHIYNNECVSKVKHKMRNKCTSNNLGSYKQAGKCKSFIYNGENTSYGKRMLDKIYYKNVLRYSTNSDFTFLRNSIQRKVFEYISLFIFHLVVGVAGAIFYFFLRNYSGGITSSSLFKLLSPICILWIIVLVGLFYIFRKTVKYGKLLHLKRDFNYTKHAT; the protein is encoded by the exons ATGAGAAAGAAATTTatgttatactttttttttaaaattgctacatttatctttttaagATGGATATGCCCTTTCAATAGTGAGCGg AGTATCTTttgtaattatttgtatGAGAAGAACATTAttgatgaaaaattatatagaagAACTTATCGTTTACTAACaaagaataaaaaggaaaagtgTTTAAATATCGTATGGGAAAAAGAAGTTATTCAATATAATGGAAAATACGAAAAGaaccatatatataataatgaatgtGTATCCAaagtaaaacataaaatgCGAAACAAATGTACATCAAATAATTTAGGAAGCTATAAACAAGCTGGAAAATGTAAATCGTTTATATACAATGGAGAAAATACCTCTTATGGGAAAAGAATGCtagacaaaatatattataaaaatgttcttAGGTATAGTACAAATTCTGATTTTACGTTTTTAAGAAATAGTATACAAAGAAAagtttttgaatatatttctttatttatcttCCACTTAGTAGTTGGTGTAGCAGGtgctatattttacttttttcttagAAATTATTCAGGGGGAATAACTAGCTCGTccttatttaaattattatcacCAATATGCATATTATGGATTATAGTTTTAGTAGggcttttttatatcttcagAAAAACTGTAAAATATGGAAagttattacatttaaaaaggGATTTCAATTATACGAAGCATGCTACTTAA
- a CDS encoding uncharacterized protein (Plasmodium exported protein) — MKENIKSLIFTKILAFSALIWICLYSNKVCNFGISMEKNYTLDGYSCLAINRLLSECSLNVMSTGYMSNENNILLKSEERNRLHKKEKSSLLNKIETYFEKRILNQLVSIDEIKYNTDVHKKTARMIRKNGAPKINILFLVILIGLLFEIFFILYTELTEEVAALKASAMAVSIVLVFVVAMTVLGINYIFKKIEEYNIKKANNPRICYNIINSSSKSNFYYDI; from the exons atGAAGGAGAATATTAAGTCCCttatatttactaaaattCTTGCATTCTCCGCTTTAATTTGGATATGCCTTTATAGCAATAAGGTA tgTAATTTTGGTATATctatggaaaaaaattatacactAGATGGCTATTCATGTTTAGCAATTAATAGACTATTATCAGAGTGCTCATTAAATGTAATGTCAACTGGATATATGTCAAatgaaaata atattttattaaaatcaGAGGAAAGGAATAGATTAcataagaaagaaaaatcttctttacttaataaaatagaaacatattttgaaaaacgAATACTGAATCAATTAGTTTCAATAgatgaaattaaatataacacGGATGTTCATAAAAAGACTGCAAGAATGATACGTAAAAACGGTGCtccaaaaattaatatattgtttttagtTATATTGATAGGattattatttgaaatattttttattttgtatacaGAATTAACAGAAGAAGTAGCAGCATTAAAAGCAAGTGCAATGGCAGTTTCAATCGTTTTAGTTTTTGTAGTTGCCATGACTGTACTAggtattaattatatttttaaaaagattgaagaatataatataaaaaaagcaaataatCCTAGaatttgttataatattattaattcctCTAGTAAGAGTAACttttattatgatatatGA